The following proteins come from a genomic window of Neoarius graeffei isolate fNeoGra1 chromosome 26, fNeoGra1.pri, whole genome shotgun sequence:
- the pbrm1 gene encoding protein polybromo-1 isoform X3 produces MGSKRRRATSPSSSVSGGDFEDSQPAPTSSSSRKRRRTANIPTVDPIAVCHELYNTIRDYKDDQGRMLCELFIRAPKRRNQPDYYDVVSQPIDMMKIQQKLKMEEYDDVEQLTLDFQLLFNNTKTYYKPETPEYRAACKLWDLYIRTKNEFVQRGDYDEDDDDGDDARETPGSAMEDEAAASLKEVLEQLLDTVLRHNEHGRLISELFQRLPSKIQYPDYYAIIKEPIDLKAIAQRIQIGYYKSVNHMFKDIDLLVKNAKTYNEPGSQVFKDANTIKKIFSQRKLELEHMEPIKSSIRIKNRKSVHGDRLSSITMALQYGSESDEDGILTGSVHYDEGESEAESIHSNMDMSNPIFQMYEAIRGGRNSQGQLIAEPFLQLPSRKDYPDYYQQISQPISLQQIRDKMKNNEYESVEQMDADLNMMFENAKRYNVATSHIYKRALKLQHILQLKRKELGRREDEDGDSMLSSTLSDGSTTKRKSYKKNTKKNRLKSLYQAVIEARELGTGRRLCDLFMVKPSKKDYPDYYKIILEPMDLRTIDHNIRADRYTNEDVMVEDMKLMFRNARHYNEEGSQVYNDANTLEKIMKEKKRELGPAPEDDDIISPKLKIRKSGISPKKSKYLTPLQQKLNELYEAVKNYTDKRGRRLSTIFLRLPSRAELPDYYLAIKRPIDMERVKSHMLANKYQDVDALVEDLVLMFNNACTYNEPESLIYKDALVLHKVLLETRRDLEGGDDSSVPDVPRLIQDLIRSLFVSVLGHQDDEGRCYSDSLAEVAAEDPANPDRPRLNFEIIRANVEKGRYKRLDVFQDHMFEVLEKARRMHRTDSEIFEDAVELQHFFIRIRDELCKNGEILLTPALSYTSKHLHSDVEKEKKEKLPKEFEEDKIKREEEKKEAEKSEESSTGTWQGSLQRTYSQDCSFRDRMYHVGDYVYVEPAEANLQPHIVCIERLWQDDTGEKWLYGCWFYRPNETFHLATRKFLEKEVFKSDYYNKIPVNKILGKCVVMFVKEYFKLSPEGFRPEDVFVCESRYSAKTKSFKKIKMWTMPLSSVKFVPRDVPLPVVRVASMFAPKPESEKAAEPTEDNKIVALVIDKEREDVPVEMSNGEPGCQYYDQLCYNDMWLKVGDCVYIRSHGLVRHRVGRIEKMWVRDGAAYFFGPIFIYPEETEHEPTKMFYKKEVFLSNLEESCPMTCITGKCTVSSFKDYLSCRPTEVPEDDVLLCESRYIESEKQMKKFKGLKRFSLSAKVVEDEIYYFRKLIVPQKEPSPLLDKKIEELEAKFADMTDEELEDLGDDDGDGLDGQGMSQLQTQLHSDLDMLSYTPIQSTPKSFKGLSKKEGAKRKINMSGYILFSSEMRAVIKAQHPDFSFGELSRLVGTEWRNLESAKKAEYEERAAKVAEQQERERAAQQQNSPRAGTPVGALMGVVPPPSPMGMLNHSMTPMAGMMGRIFQPPMLPLRDPVDCIVSMAGMPLHFLPVLHRHHPPGMCGFPGMLYPGMNGMGSGSTGNHYGSQPLKRGRETKRRKERKKKKNRMRKKKNETKQIKSSEEFHGKMRGKQLHGVAIPDVGGAQKHGRRELLVTHKHFIFLFSALIHSLTQHAHMRCGREGATFLCSLPPFMLRPCNKTHTHTHIH; encoded by the exons ATGGGCTCTAAGCGGAGGAGGGCCACCTCCCCGTCCAGCAGCGTGAGCGGTGGAGACTTTGAAGACAGCCAGCCGGCGCCGACCTCCTCGTCCAGCCGCAAGAGAAGAAGAACAGCGAACATTCCTACGGTTGATCCT ATTGCAGTGTGTCATGAACTTTACAACACCATCAGAGACTATAAGGATGACCAGGGCAGGATGTTGTGTGAACTCTTTATCAGAGCACCAAAAAGAAG GAACCAGCCTGATTACTATGACGTGGTGTCTCAGCCCATTGACATGATGAAGATCCAGCAGAAGCTGAAAATGGAGGAGTACGATGACGTGGAGCAGCTCACCCTCGATTTCCAGCTCCTCTTTAACAACACTAAGACCTACTACAAA CCTGAAACCCCAGAGTACCGAGCTGCATGTAAATTATGGGACCTTTACATTCGCACCAAGAATGAGTTTGTGCAGCGAGGAGactatgatgaagatgatgatgacggTGATGATGCACGAGAAACTCCAGGAAGCGCCATGGAGGATGAG GCTGCAGCCAGTCTTAAGGAGGTTTTGGAGCAGCTGCTGGACACAGTGTTGAGACACAACGAACACGGACGCCTCATCAGCGAACTCTTCCAGAGACTTCCTTCTAAAATA CAATATCCGGATTATTACGCCATTATCAAAGAGCCAATAGATCTCAAGGCCATTGCACAAAGGATACAG ATCGGCTACTATAAAAGTGTGAATCATATGTTCAAAGACATCGACCTGCTCGTCAAAAATGCTAAAACATACAATGAGCCTGGTTCACAGGTGTTCAAG GACGCAAACACGATCAAAAAGATCTTTTCCCAGAGGAAGCTGGAGCTCGAGCACATGGAGCCGATAAAAAGCAGCATCCGGATCAA GAACAGAAAATCTGTGCATGGAGACAGACTCTCTTCAATTACCATGGCTTTACAGTATGGCTCAGAGAGCGATGAAGACGGCATCCTCACAG GCTCGGTGCATTATGATGAGGGCGAATCAGAGGCTGAGAGCATCCACTCCAACATGGACATGTCTAATCCCATCTTCCAGATGTACGAGGCTATACGAGGAGGCAGGAACAGTCAAGGGCAGCTCATAGCTGAGCCTTTTCTTCAGCTGCCTTCCAGGAAGGACTATCCAGACTACTACCAGCAGATTAGCCAGCCCATCTCCCTCCAGCAGATTCG TGATAAGATGAAGAATAATGAATACGAGAGTGTTGAGCAGATGGACGCTGATCTGAACATGATGTTTGAAAACGCAAAGCGCTACAATGTTGCCACCTCCCATATCTACAAACGGGCTCTGAAACTACAGCACATTCTTCAG CTGAAAAGGAAAGAGCTAGGAAGGAGAGAAGATGAGGATGGTGACAGTATGCTGTCCTCCACTCTGTCAGATGGCAGCACTACCAAACGCAAAAG TTACAAAAAGAACACGAAGAAGAACCGTTTGAAGTCTCTGTACCAGGCCGTGATTGAGGCGCGAGAGCTGGGGACCGGTCGTAGACTCTGTGACTTATTCATGGTTAAACCTTCAAAGAAAGACTATCCAGATTATTATAAGATCATACTGGAGCCCATGGACCTGCGCACTATAGACCACAACATCCGCGCAGACAGATACACCAACGAGGATGTCATGGTGGAGGACATGAAGCTGATGTTCCGCAATGCGAGACACTACAATGAAGAGGGCTCACAG GTGTATAATGATGCAAACACTCTGGAAAAGATTATGAAGGAGAAAAAGCGAGAACTCGGGCCTGCGCCAGAAGACGATGACATCATCTCACCAAAACTCAAAATAA GAAAGAGTGGCATCTCCCCAAAGAAGTCCAAATACCTGACGCCTCTGCAGCAGAAGCTGAATGAGCTCTATGAGGCGGTGAAGAACTACACAGACAAGCGAGGCCGTCGCCTCAGCACCATCTTCCTGCGCCTGCCGTCCCGAGCTGAGCTCCCAGACTACTACCTGGCCATCAAGAGGCCTATAGACATGGAGCGAGTCAAAAGCCACATGCTGGCCAACAAGTACCAGGACGTAGACGCTCTAGTGGAGGACCTTGTGCTGATGTTTAACAATGCGTGTACCTATAACGAGCCTGAGTCACTCATCTACAAAGATGCTCTGGTGCTTCACAAGGTCCTTCTGGAGACCAGGAGGGACTTGGAAGGAGGCGACGACTCCAGCGTTCCTGACGTACCTCGCCTCATCCAGGATCTGATTCGCAGCCTGTTCGTTTCGGTTCTGGGTCACCAGGATGACGAAGGTCGTTGCTATAGCGACTCGCTGGCCGAGGTCGCAGCCGAGGACCCGGCCAATCCCGACAGGCCTCGGCTGAACTTTGAGATCATACGGGCTAACGTTGAAAAAGGGCGCTACAAGAGGCTGGATGTCTTCCAGGACCACATGTTTGAAGTCCTAGAGAAGGCCAGAAGAATGCATAG GACGGACTCTGAGATCTTTGAGGACGCGGTGGAGCTGCAGCACTTCTTCATCCGGATCAGAGATGAACTGTGTAAGAACGGAGAGATCCTGCTCACCCCAGCACTCAGCTACACCTCCAAACACCTGCACAGTGATGTGGAGAAGGAGAAGAAAGAGAAGCTGCCCAAAGAGTTTGAGGAAGACAAGATCAAAagggaggaggagaaaaaag AAGCAGAGAAAAGTGAAGAATCATCTACGGGGACGTGGCAGGGAAGCCTCCAGCGCACCTACAGTCAGGACTGCAGTTTCCGTGACAGAATGTATCACGTAGGGGACTATGTCTACGTCGAGCCTGCTGAGGCGAACCTCCAGCCTCACATCGTCTGTATCGAGCGCCTCTGGCAGGACGACACAG GAGAGAAGTGGCTTTATGGCTGCTGGTTTTACAGACCCAACGAGACTTTCCATCTCGCCACACGCAAATTTCTGGAGAAGGAAGTCTTTAAAAGTGACTACTACAACAAAATTCCCGTTAACAAAATTCTGGGCAAATGTGTTGTCATGTTTGTTAAG GAATATTTCAAGCTCAGCCCCGAAGGCTTTCGACCCGAGGACGTGTTTGTCTGTGAGTCCCGTTACTCGGCCAAAACCAAGTCGTTCAAAAAGATCAAGATGTGGACCATGCCTCTGAGTTCGGTCAAGTTTGTCCCTCGTGACGTGCCGTTGCCAGTGGTCCGGGTGGCCTCCATGTTTGCTCCGAAACCAGAAAGCGAGAAAGCTGCCGAGCCGACAGAGGACAACAAAATTGTAGCCTTGGTTATCGATAAG GAGAGGGAGGACGTTCCTGTGGAGATGAGCAACGGTGAGCCAGGCTGTCAGTATTACGATCAGCTCTGCTACAACGACATGTGGCTTAAAGTAGGAGACTGCGTCTACATCCGCTCTCACGGCCTAGTGCGCCACCGTGTGGGCAG aATTGAGAAAATGTGGGTGCGGGACGGGGCCGCCTACTTTTTCGGGCCCATCTTCATCTATCCCGAGGAGACAGAACACGAACCTACCAAGATGTTCTATAAAAAGGAGGTGTTTCTAAGCAATCTGGAGGAGTCATGCCCCATGACCTGCATTACTG GGAAGTGCACAGTGTCCTCGTTTAAAGACTACTTGTCGTGCCGTCCGACCGAAGTGCCTGAAGATGACGTGTTGCTGTGTGAGAGTCGCTACATTGAGAGTGAGAAGCAGATGAAGAAGTTTAAAGGGCTGAAGCGATTCTCCCTCTCTGCCAAAGTAGTGGAGGATGAAATCTATTATTTTAG GAAGCTGATCGTGCCTCAGAAGGAACCGTCTCCATTGCTGGACAAGAAGATTGAGGAGCTGGAGGCCAAGTTTGCTGACATGACAGACGAAGAGCTGGAAGACCTGGGCGATGACGACGGGGACGGCTTGGACGGCCAGGGAATGTCTCAGCTCCAGACGCAGCTACACAGCGATCTGGACATGTTGTCCTACACACCGATACAG TCGACACCAAAATCCTTTAAGGGTCTGTCGAAGAAGGAGGGCGCAAAGAGGAAGATCAACATGAGCGGGTACATCCTGTTCAGCAGCGAGATGCGGGCGGTGATCAAGGCCCAGCACCCAGACTTCTCTTTCGGTGAGCTGAGCCGTCTCGTAGGCACCGAGTGGAGAAATCTGGAGTCGGCCAAGAAAGCGGAGTATGAAG aaagGGCCGCCAAAGTGGCGGAGCAGCAGGAGCGTGAGAGAGCGGCTCAGCAGCAGAACTCGCCGAGAGCAGGTACCCCGGTAGGGGCGCTCATGGGGGTGGTACCCCCTCCGAGCCCTATGGGGATGCTTAACCACAGCATGACGCCTATGGCAG GCATGATGGGTCGCATTTTTCAGCCACCCATGCTGCCGCTGCGAGATCCAGTTGATTGCATTGTTAGCATGGCTGGCATGCCGCTGCATTTCCTGCCTGTCTTACACCGCCATCACCCGCCAGGCATGTGTGGCTTCCCTGGCATGCTGTACCCGG GTATGAATGGAATGGGCTCTGGATCTACAGGAAACCACTATGGATCCCAG CCACTCAAAAGAGGGAGAGAAACGAAGAggaggaaagaaaggaagaaaaagaaaaacagaatgcggaagaaaaaaaatgaaacaaaacagATCAAAAGCAGCGAAGAGTTTCATGGCAAAATGAGAGGAAAACAGTTACATGGTGTagcaattcctgatgtgggtggagcacagaagcacggcaggcgagagttgttggtcacacacaaacactttatttttcttttttcagcactcattcactcactcactcaacacgcacacatgcgttgtggtcgggagggagccacttttctctgctctctccctccttttatgctccgtccctgtaacaaaacacacacacacacacacatacattaa
- the pbrm1 gene encoding protein polybromo-1 isoform X7, whose product MGSKRRRATSPSSSVSGGDFEDSQPAPTSSSSRKRRRTANIPTVDPIAVCHELYNTIRDYKDDQGRMLCELFIRAPKRRNQPDYYDVVSQPIDMMKIQQKLKMEEYDDVEQLTLDFQLLFNNTKTYYKPETPEYRAACKLWDLYIRTKNEFVQRGDYDEDDDDGDDARETPGSAMEDEAAASLKEVLEQLLDTVLRHNEHGRLISELFQRLPSKIQYPDYYAIIKEPIDLKAIAQRIQIGYYKSVNHMFKDIDLLVKNAKTYNEPGSQVFKDANTIKKIFSQRKLELEHMEPIKSSIRIKNRKSVHGDRLSSITMALQYGSESDEDGILTGSVHYDEGESEAESIHSNMDMSNPIFQMYEAIRGGRNSQGQLIAEPFLQLPSRKDYPDYYQQISQPISLQQIRDKMKNNEYESVEQMDADLNMMFENAKRYNVATSHIYKRALKLQHILQLKRKELGRREDEDGDSMLSSTLSDGSTTKRKSYKKNTKKNRLKSLYQAVIEARELGTGRRLCDLFMVKPSKKDYPDYYKIILEPMDLRTIDHNIRADRYTNEDVMVEDMKLMFRNARHYNEEGSQVYNDANTLEKIMKEKKRELGPAPEDDDIISPKLKIRKSGISPKKSKYLTPLQQKLNELYEAVKNYTDKRGRRLSTIFLRLPSRAELPDYYLAIKRPIDMERVKSHMLANKYQDVDALVEDLVLMFNNACTYNEPESLIYKDALVLHKVLLETRRDLEGGDDSSVPDVPRLIQDLIRSLFVSVLGHQDDEGRCYSDSLAEVAAEDPANPDRPRLNFEIIRANVEKGRYKRLDVFQDHMFEVLEKARRMHRTDSEIFEDAVELQHFFIRIRDELCKNGEILLTPALSYTSKHLHSDVEKEKKEKLPKEFEEDKIKREEEKKEAEKSEESSTGTWQGSLQRTYSQDCSFRDRMYHVGDYVYVEPAEANLQPHIVCIERLWQDDTGEKWLYGCWFYRPNETFHLATRKFLEKEVFKSDYYNKIPVNKILGKCVVMFVKEYFKLSPEGFRPEDVFVCESRYSAKTKSFKKIKMWTMPLSSVKFVPRDVPLPVVRVASMFAPKPESEKAAEPTEDNKIVALVIDKEREDVPVEMSNGEPGCQYYDQLCYNDMWLKVGDCVYIRSHGLVRHRVGRIEKMWVRDGAAYFFGPIFIYPEETEHEPTKMFYKKEVFLSNLEESCPMTCITGKCTVSSFKDYLSCRPTEVPEDDVLLCESRYIESEKQMKKFKGLKRFSLSAKVVEDEIYYFRKLIVPQKEPSPLLDKKIEELEAKFADMTDEELEDLGDDDGDGLDGQGMSQLQTQLHSDLDMLSYTPIQSTPKSFKGLSKKEGAKRKINMSGYILFSSEMRAVIKAQHPDFSFGELSRLVGTEWRNLESAKKAEYEERAAKVAEQQERERAAQQQNSPRAGMNGMGSGSTGNHYGSQPLKRGRETKRRKERKKKKNRMRKKKNETKQIKSSEEFHGKMRGKQLHGVAIPDVGGAQKHGRRELLVTHKHFIFLFSALIHSLTQHAHMRCGREGATFLCSLPPFMLRPCNKTHTHTHIH is encoded by the exons ATGGGCTCTAAGCGGAGGAGGGCCACCTCCCCGTCCAGCAGCGTGAGCGGTGGAGACTTTGAAGACAGCCAGCCGGCGCCGACCTCCTCGTCCAGCCGCAAGAGAAGAAGAACAGCGAACATTCCTACGGTTGATCCT ATTGCAGTGTGTCATGAACTTTACAACACCATCAGAGACTATAAGGATGACCAGGGCAGGATGTTGTGTGAACTCTTTATCAGAGCACCAAAAAGAAG GAACCAGCCTGATTACTATGACGTGGTGTCTCAGCCCATTGACATGATGAAGATCCAGCAGAAGCTGAAAATGGAGGAGTACGATGACGTGGAGCAGCTCACCCTCGATTTCCAGCTCCTCTTTAACAACACTAAGACCTACTACAAA CCTGAAACCCCAGAGTACCGAGCTGCATGTAAATTATGGGACCTTTACATTCGCACCAAGAATGAGTTTGTGCAGCGAGGAGactatgatgaagatgatgatgacggTGATGATGCACGAGAAACTCCAGGAAGCGCCATGGAGGATGAG GCTGCAGCCAGTCTTAAGGAGGTTTTGGAGCAGCTGCTGGACACAGTGTTGAGACACAACGAACACGGACGCCTCATCAGCGAACTCTTCCAGAGACTTCCTTCTAAAATA CAATATCCGGATTATTACGCCATTATCAAAGAGCCAATAGATCTCAAGGCCATTGCACAAAGGATACAG ATCGGCTACTATAAAAGTGTGAATCATATGTTCAAAGACATCGACCTGCTCGTCAAAAATGCTAAAACATACAATGAGCCTGGTTCACAGGTGTTCAAG GACGCAAACACGATCAAAAAGATCTTTTCCCAGAGGAAGCTGGAGCTCGAGCACATGGAGCCGATAAAAAGCAGCATCCGGATCAA GAACAGAAAATCTGTGCATGGAGACAGACTCTCTTCAATTACCATGGCTTTACAGTATGGCTCAGAGAGCGATGAAGACGGCATCCTCACAG GCTCGGTGCATTATGATGAGGGCGAATCAGAGGCTGAGAGCATCCACTCCAACATGGACATGTCTAATCCCATCTTCCAGATGTACGAGGCTATACGAGGAGGCAGGAACAGTCAAGGGCAGCTCATAGCTGAGCCTTTTCTTCAGCTGCCTTCCAGGAAGGACTATCCAGACTACTACCAGCAGATTAGCCAGCCCATCTCCCTCCAGCAGATTCG TGATAAGATGAAGAATAATGAATACGAGAGTGTTGAGCAGATGGACGCTGATCTGAACATGATGTTTGAAAACGCAAAGCGCTACAATGTTGCCACCTCCCATATCTACAAACGGGCTCTGAAACTACAGCACATTCTTCAG CTGAAAAGGAAAGAGCTAGGAAGGAGAGAAGATGAGGATGGTGACAGTATGCTGTCCTCCACTCTGTCAGATGGCAGCACTACCAAACGCAAAAG TTACAAAAAGAACACGAAGAAGAACCGTTTGAAGTCTCTGTACCAGGCCGTGATTGAGGCGCGAGAGCTGGGGACCGGTCGTAGACTCTGTGACTTATTCATGGTTAAACCTTCAAAGAAAGACTATCCAGATTATTATAAGATCATACTGGAGCCCATGGACCTGCGCACTATAGACCACAACATCCGCGCAGACAGATACACCAACGAGGATGTCATGGTGGAGGACATGAAGCTGATGTTCCGCAATGCGAGACACTACAATGAAGAGGGCTCACAG GTGTATAATGATGCAAACACTCTGGAAAAGATTATGAAGGAGAAAAAGCGAGAACTCGGGCCTGCGCCAGAAGACGATGACATCATCTCACCAAAACTCAAAATAA GAAAGAGTGGCATCTCCCCAAAGAAGTCCAAATACCTGACGCCTCTGCAGCAGAAGCTGAATGAGCTCTATGAGGCGGTGAAGAACTACACAGACAAGCGAGGCCGTCGCCTCAGCACCATCTTCCTGCGCCTGCCGTCCCGAGCTGAGCTCCCAGACTACTACCTGGCCATCAAGAGGCCTATAGACATGGAGCGAGTCAAAAGCCACATGCTGGCCAACAAGTACCAGGACGTAGACGCTCTAGTGGAGGACCTTGTGCTGATGTTTAACAATGCGTGTACCTATAACGAGCCTGAGTCACTCATCTACAAAGATGCTCTGGTGCTTCACAAGGTCCTTCTGGAGACCAGGAGGGACTTGGAAGGAGGCGACGACTCCAGCGTTCCTGACGTACCTCGCCTCATCCAGGATCTGATTCGCAGCCTGTTCGTTTCGGTTCTGGGTCACCAGGATGACGAAGGTCGTTGCTATAGCGACTCGCTGGCCGAGGTCGCAGCCGAGGACCCGGCCAATCCCGACAGGCCTCGGCTGAACTTTGAGATCATACGGGCTAACGTTGAAAAAGGGCGCTACAAGAGGCTGGATGTCTTCCAGGACCACATGTTTGAAGTCCTAGAGAAGGCCAGAAGAATGCATAG GACGGACTCTGAGATCTTTGAGGACGCGGTGGAGCTGCAGCACTTCTTCATCCGGATCAGAGATGAACTGTGTAAGAACGGAGAGATCCTGCTCACCCCAGCACTCAGCTACACCTCCAAACACCTGCACAGTGATGTGGAGAAGGAGAAGAAAGAGAAGCTGCCCAAAGAGTTTGAGGAAGACAAGATCAAAagggaggaggagaaaaaag AAGCAGAGAAAAGTGAAGAATCATCTACGGGGACGTGGCAGGGAAGCCTCCAGCGCACCTACAGTCAGGACTGCAGTTTCCGTGACAGAATGTATCACGTAGGGGACTATGTCTACGTCGAGCCTGCTGAGGCGAACCTCCAGCCTCACATCGTCTGTATCGAGCGCCTCTGGCAGGACGACACAG GAGAGAAGTGGCTTTATGGCTGCTGGTTTTACAGACCCAACGAGACTTTCCATCTCGCCACACGCAAATTTCTGGAGAAGGAAGTCTTTAAAAGTGACTACTACAACAAAATTCCCGTTAACAAAATTCTGGGCAAATGTGTTGTCATGTTTGTTAAG GAATATTTCAAGCTCAGCCCCGAAGGCTTTCGACCCGAGGACGTGTTTGTCTGTGAGTCCCGTTACTCGGCCAAAACCAAGTCGTTCAAAAAGATCAAGATGTGGACCATGCCTCTGAGTTCGGTCAAGTTTGTCCCTCGTGACGTGCCGTTGCCAGTGGTCCGGGTGGCCTCCATGTTTGCTCCGAAACCAGAAAGCGAGAAAGCTGCCGAGCCGACAGAGGACAACAAAATTGTAGCCTTGGTTATCGATAAG GAGAGGGAGGACGTTCCTGTGGAGATGAGCAACGGTGAGCCAGGCTGTCAGTATTACGATCAGCTCTGCTACAACGACATGTGGCTTAAAGTAGGAGACTGCGTCTACATCCGCTCTCACGGCCTAGTGCGCCACCGTGTGGGCAG aATTGAGAAAATGTGGGTGCGGGACGGGGCCGCCTACTTTTTCGGGCCCATCTTCATCTATCCCGAGGAGACAGAACACGAACCTACCAAGATGTTCTATAAAAAGGAGGTGTTTCTAAGCAATCTGGAGGAGTCATGCCCCATGACCTGCATTACTG GGAAGTGCACAGTGTCCTCGTTTAAAGACTACTTGTCGTGCCGTCCGACCGAAGTGCCTGAAGATGACGTGTTGCTGTGTGAGAGTCGCTACATTGAGAGTGAGAAGCAGATGAAGAAGTTTAAAGGGCTGAAGCGATTCTCCCTCTCTGCCAAAGTAGTGGAGGATGAAATCTATTATTTTAG GAAGCTGATCGTGCCTCAGAAGGAACCGTCTCCATTGCTGGACAAGAAGATTGAGGAGCTGGAGGCCAAGTTTGCTGACATGACAGACGAAGAGCTGGAAGACCTGGGCGATGACGACGGGGACGGCTTGGACGGCCAGGGAATGTCTCAGCTCCAGACGCAGCTACACAGCGATCTGGACATGTTGTCCTACACACCGATACAG TCGACACCAAAATCCTTTAAGGGTCTGTCGAAGAAGGAGGGCGCAAAGAGGAAGATCAACATGAGCGGGTACATCCTGTTCAGCAGCGAGATGCGGGCGGTGATCAAGGCCCAGCACCCAGACTTCTCTTTCGGTGAGCTGAGCCGTCTCGTAGGCACCGAGTGGAGAAATCTGGAGTCGGCCAAGAAAGCGGAGTATGAAG aaagGGCCGCCAAAGTGGCGGAGCAGCAGGAGCGTGAGAGAGCGGCTCAGCAGCAGAACTCGCCGAGAGCAG GTATGAATGGAATGGGCTCTGGATCTACAGGAAACCACTATGGATCCCAG CCACTCAAAAGAGGGAGAGAAACGAAGAggaggaaagaaaggaagaaaaagaaaaacagaatgcggaagaaaaaaaatgaaacaaaacagATCAAAAGCAGCGAAGAGTTTCATGGCAAAATGAGAGGAAAACAGTTACATGGTGTagcaattcctgatgtgggtggagcacagaagcacggcaggcgagagttgttggtcacacacaaacactttatttttcttttttcagcactcattcactcactcactcaacacgcacacatgcgttgtggtcgggagggagccacttttctctgctctctccctccttttatgctccgtccctgtaacaaaacacacacacacacacacatacattaa